The proteins below are encoded in one region of Lactuca sativa cultivar Salinas chromosome 3, Lsat_Salinas_v11, whole genome shotgun sequence:
- the LOC111885305 gene encoding gibberellin-regulated protein 6, producing MAKFFAILLLTLLAISTLQATVSKKGGHHHGFGPGSLKSSQCPGQCIRRCSRTQYHKPCMFFCQKCCAKCLCVPPGYYGNKQVCPCYNNWKTKEGGPKCP from the exons ATGGCGAAGTTCTTCGCGATCCTGCTCTTGACTCTGCTCGCCATCTCGACGCTTCAAGCTACT GTTTCGAAGAAAGGGGGACATCACCATGGCTTCGGTCCTGGAAGCTTGAAAAGCTCTC AATGCCCCGGACAGTGCATAAGGAGATGCAGCAGGACACAGTACCACAAGCCATGCATGTTTTTCTGTCAGAAATGTTGCGCAAAGTGCCTTTGTGTGCCACCGGGGTATTATGGGAATAAACAAGTTTGCCCTTGCTACAACAACTGGAAGACAAAGGAAGGAGGTCCAAAATGCCCCTGA